AGATGTCGGAAATGAAAGATtgcttttccttctttttgtTATCATATTTGTCTGGGCCTTAGAAATTGTATAGCAGTTGCAAATCTCGTTTCGCAATTCAAAGAAATTACTTAACACGTAATAACCATGTCCATTCCGCGAAATCACTAATACATCATATCAGTTTGAATCGGGGTTATGGTACAATCTAATCTAGGCACTTGATCGGTAGGAAATACATACCTCAATGTGAAACTGGTTCGGAGTGAACAGAACGTCGTATATGTTCATTCACACACACGAAGTTGGCAATGGAATTTATATGCGTTTATGGCTTTCaaaacaaatggaaattttTGTCAAGGCGTCATtagaagaaaacaaaaaacattttgtttgtcttGAAAAACTCCTGTTGACCACAATCAAAAGTTTCACCTCTGCTTTTTAAGATGTTCAAGTTTCGTCAATTCGATTCTTTACTCTGCGCATTTTAAATGGCTGGCAAGGCTAGTTCGTTTgtgaaattggaaatttaaacTCGTTAATGCGGGACAcgtaaacaattttattttatttgctgaaAGAAATGATAATTTATCATGATGTGGCCTTTGAAAATAAGCACCGTAGCAAAGTTAAAAGCCAATTACGAAATTTTCCATTTGTACCGGCAAATATGACAGGTCATTAACCACAGGCGTATACATATGTTTTGATAAGGGTCGATTTGCCAACTAATCATTAAAGTAGCGATTTATTGATTGATGTCCGTATGTCAATAAATCAGTTTATCAATGGCACACAATGGCACAACAATATTGTTATGGTCCGAAAAGCGAAAGTTTAATTATGTGATAAGCATTTTGATGCGTGTACAAGCTTACATTTTTGAGTACCACCGCAAATAATTGTTTCCATGGCATTAGGGTGTTTTTTGGTAGTTTTAATTGTTCAGATTGTGGGAACTATAAAGCTATATGAGGAGTGCGTGACTGCATAACACGATGTCACTTCATGGATTTTAATCTTAAGCCTAGAATTCTTTTCACGTGGTTTTGTAAAAACACGGTTAATAAATAAGTTGTAacagtttaatattttcaccACATTTCGCCTTAAAATTCTTTGTTTAATAACCTTGCTATGAGACGCTGAATTCTTTAGCGATTGCTGAGAAAATGCAGACTTTTTAGAAACCTTTAGAGTAACCCAAGTATCTTCCTAGACCACGGAAGAATCAGGCTTGGGTGGTGGGGTCTTCGGGAGCCTGAGTGGTAGAAATCTCTGGTTCTTCGGGTGCCTCGGTTGTGGAGTCCTCGGGCTCAAGAGTCGAAGAACCGCTTCCGTCCTCAGAGTCCGTGGTTTCTTTCTCCGGTTCCTGGGTGGTGGAGTCCTCTGGAACTTCAGTGGCCACAGTGGTGTCTTCAGTAGAACCGCTACCATTTTCGGAGTCAGTCGTGTTGTCCTCGGGTTCCTGGGTGGTGGAATCCTCTGGGTCTTCGGGAGCCAAAGTGGTGTCTTCAGTAGAACCGCTACCATTTTCGGAGTCAGTGGTGTTGTCCTCGGGTACCTGGGTGGTGGAATCCTCTGGGTTTTCGGGAGCCAAAGTGGTATCTTCAGTAGAACCGCTACCATTTTCGGAGTCAGTCGTGTTGTCCTCGGGTTCCTGGGTGGTGGAATCCTCTGGTTCTTTGGGAGCCAAAGTGGTGTCTTCAGTAGAACCGCTACCATTTTCGGAGTCAGTGGTGTTGTCCTCGGGTTCCTGGGTGGTGGAATCCTCTGGTTCTTCGGGAGCCAAAGTGGTGTCTTCAGTAGAACCGCTACCATTTTCGGAGTCAGTCGTGTTGTCCTCGGGTTCCTGGGTGGTGGAATCCTCTGGTTCTTTGGGAGCCAAAGTGGTGTCTTCAGTAGAACCGCTACCATTTTCGGAGTCAGTGGTGTTGTCCTCGGGTACCTGGGTGGTGGAATCCTCTGGGTTTTCGGGAGCCAAAGTGGTATCTTCAGTAGAACCGCTACCATTTTCGGAGTCAGTCGTGTTGTCCTCGGGTTCCTGGGTGGTGGAATCCTCTGGTTCTTTGGGAGCCAAAGTGGTGTCTTCAGTAGAACCGCTACCATTTTCGGAGTCAGTGGTGTTGTCCTCGGGTACCTGGGTGGTGGAATCCTCTGGGTTTTCGGGAGCCAAAGTGGTATCTTCAGTAGAACCGCTACCATTTTCGGAGTCAGTCGTGTTGTCCTCGGGTTCCTGGGTGGTGGAATCCTCTGGTTCTTTGGGAGCCAAAGTGGTGTCTTCAGTAGAACCGCTACCATTTTCGGAGTCAGTGGTGTTGTCCTCGGGTTCCTGGGTGGTGGAATCCTCTGGTTCTTCGGGAGCCAAAGTGGTGTCTTCAGTAGAACCGCTACCATTTTCGGAGTCAGTCGTGTTGTCCTCGGGCTCCTGGGTGGTGGAATCCTCTGGGTCTTCTGGAGCCAAAGTGGTATCTTTAGTAGAACCGCTACCATTTTCGGAGTCAGTCGTGTTGCCCTCGGGTTCCTGGGTGGTGGAATCCTCTGGAACTTCAGGGGCAAGAGTGCTTTCCTCGACGGGGCTGGTCACATCGGTGGTGGATGCAATATCGTCTTCGGTGGACACCTCGGGCAGATCCGTTGTTGGTGGGAGTGGTGACGGCCGGTGACCTCCATGACCATGTCCGTTACCATGACCATGGTGGTTTCCGTAACCATGTCCGTCTTGGCCATGATTACCGTTCCACTGACCCTGATTCTGACCCTGACCCTGGCCATGACCATTTCCGTTCCACTGGTTCTGGCCATTCCACTGATTCTGGCCATTCCACTGATTCTGGTTATTCCACTTCTGTTCCTGCACGTTTTGGCTGTCTTCGGAACCCCAGCCGAACTTCCTCATCCAGTTGGCGTTAAAGTTTCCCAGCCAGCCGCCGTTTGGCCGGCCCACAGCCACTGCCACGAGGGCCGCCAACAAGAAGAGCGTCAGAACCTTCATTTCGCAATTGTTTCGAATATACTACCTGGGTCCACTGGTGGCTATAGCTTTTATAGAAACCTGATAGCCGTGTCCATTCACTACCAGACATTGCGACCACACACTGTGGCAAATTCTTATCTAATCGCTGGCATGTCTGATAGTCAGACACACAATAATCATAATTATCATATTTTTCTAAACATGAATTGGGGGATTGTTTGCTTACCGTTTGCCTTGAACTTAGACATGTAAATTCTTTTTGgagttaaaacaaaattagtttagTTCTTCCCAAGAAACAGTAATAAACTTTGTTCTAGATTAAGTATGAATATATATCTTTATGATAATGCAAGAGAAACTTTAAATCGTTTTACCATGTCTAAGAGTCAGAAAAAGGAATGTTTTTAGGCGTTGTCATGCGGTACTTATAAAAGTAAAGTGTCAAGTGTTTTTCTAATTAGCTGTGATTCACGAGTTTGCTTGAAAATTTCTCTCTTATCAGTGAAGAGCTCCTATCGCCAAATTCCCGTTTGATCATCATGGAAAAAACATAGGGCAGCACCGATAAGATTCTTGGACTGAATTTAAACGACAATTTTCAAATGTCGGAAAAACAGAAGGTTATATAATGCTTTTGATAGCCCAAGCCCTTTCGATTACCCTAAATCGAtgccaattttaattttcttgaaaacaaaaatataaacttcgCACGCAGAACTGAAGAACAGAATATAAGGACAGggacttaaaactttttgcattaCACTGCCACGATTTTATTATGCCAATCGCCAAGAAGTTTCCAGTAAATGTAAATGTCCGTACctactatatatgtatgtatttccCTCCCCTCCAGGATGACTTTCTCCTGGCCAAGCGGAACAAACCGTCGCTGTCCATTGTCAATCCCCTGGATGTGCTGCGTCAGCGGCTGCTCCTGGAAATCGCACGCAGGCAAATGAAGGAGAATTCCCGCCAGGTGAGTTTTGTGTTCGCATTTGGGGTGGCGTGGAGTCTGGGGATTGCTGCAATAAACGTACCACTTTGCAAGGTATTTTTAATAAGCGAAAATATAAGAAAGAAACTTTTGACTACGGCACCCCAGACAAACGGAAAACAATTCGCGCTAAAAGGCTGCCTTAGCTGGAAAGAGTAATTCGGTGCAAAGTATAAATGAAAGTGTAGCGGCTAATCAAAACTAGAATGCCTAATGAGAAATTCTTTTCGAACCCATAAAGAATGGCGCAGCTGCggaaagttttttaattcCTCTCCCGGCGGCAGCAGAGAGTCCAATAAATATCCCGGGTCCTAGAAGAGTACTCCAGCCCACATACTAAACTGGCTCCGGGAGTGTAAACAACATCCTGGCAGACCCCAAAACGGGGCTTAAGCACTTCGGCTGGCCCTGACACCCAAAATATACATGCATGGGGCTCGGCGCCAAAACAAAGCCAACGTGGCGTATGTgtaacacaaatattttcgcTCGGTAACAAAGCGAGTTTATTTGGTTACCAAACGTTCCCAAGCCCCAAAGGCACAACACAAAAGACAAAAaggccaaaaaaaatcaaacgtTTTAATGCGTGGAATTCAAACGATTTGCCTTGATAGCTTCACCTTTCGGCCCACGAATTTCTGTTAAAGAGGGTCATGGATGAACATGGATGTGCCTATCCACCCATTCACACACGCCAGATAACAGTATTGATTTGTCAAAGGGGTCTTACAAATTAATCCATGCATCCCAAAAGCAATTTGTATCGGTGAAAGATGAGCTGAACAGCCATTATATTCTAGTCAAACACCTTTcaggtaaataaaatatatgcaaatatttccaGTGTGAAACGAATAAATGTGGGTTTCATCTACAAAGTGGATAGGGAACAGAAAGAATTAAAAGAATCAGTCTTAAATTGTAAGTATAATAGTTGTTTAGCTAGTTAAGGAGTAGGAAAAATATCAGTGAACAAACAATAAGTCATCTTTGTCATCAAACTGATttcaaagcaaataaatatccTGCAAAGTGGTTAGAAAATATAGCAAAATGAAGATGAATGTTTGTGTCTTTAAATAAtgcttttatgttttgtttagttACGATGTAAACTCTCAATTAATGACTCTTGATTTGTAAGCTAAATCGAAGCGTTAACAACATTGCCAGTGTGGTCATCCATCATGCATGTTAATCTAGTTAAGCTTTGCCCCCCTCAAAAAGGAGGTAACCAGAAGCCCTTGAGGGAGTGGGAATAGTTTGAATACCCATGCACCCATTTCACCCATTTTACAGCATTTAACAGCATTTTATGTGAACCGAGTTACCTTTCTTGTGCTTGCCCAGGTCGAGCTGAACCGCGCCATCCTGAAGAACGTGGGCAAACGATACTTGTTGCGAGGAGcagaagcaggagcaggagcaggagcccCCCAGGTGAGCTGGCGGTACCGCCAGCAGTGGCCAGTCGAGCGGGAACTGCAGCTGCAACTGGAGcgggaaagggaaagggaaacggagcgggagcgggatgAGGAGCCGGAGGAGCAGCTGGGCCGGCAACAGCTGCTGCCCTGGAAGCATTTCCCCAGCCAACTGTGGAGCTACGGATGGTCTCAGTCGCAGTCCCCCTCGTCACAGTTTTCGGATTCCCTGCAATCAACATCCACTCGACCACAATCCCAGGCACTCCCAGGTCAGAAGTTGCTCAGCTATGCGAAGAACTCTCTGGACGTGGCCGGAATGGGTCTGGCCAGGCATCGGGTCAACGGAAATGAAGCCAACGAAACAAATCATGAACATgagaacgggaacgggaacgagAATGAGAATGAAAATGACGACGGCAGTAAAAACCCGGCGAGATATGTGGATGACGACGATGAGAACGATAATGACGTGGGCCCGGAGGGAGTGGgtgtgggagtgggagtgggattgggattgggactgGGATTGGGACAGGGgctgggtctgggtctgggcCTGGAGAGGTTCGATGTGTTCGAGGACAAGCCCAACTGGGCCAACGAGGAGCCGAACGAGGTGGTTCGGGGTGCGGCCAATGCAAATGACCGCCTGCCCTGGCCCTTTCCCTACCGCTTTCACAAAAGCCAGCATAATGTTAATTAAGTAAGTGAGGATTGAGTTGCAGCTACAGATACGGATAATGATACTGATACTGATACTGATACTGATACAACTAAAGacatagatacagatacagacacAGTTAAAGATACCGATACCGATACCGATACCAATACGGATACTTCGGATAGGGGCACCCGACAGCTTGGTGGTGCTAGATGGTTATTAATGCAAATCGACGGTTCCTAATGGCTGGCTACAAGGCAGGCATGTTGTGTGTGCACATACTCCCTTGATGACAAACTTATTCCCACGTTGCTAGATGTATTCGCATTTGAACTCTATTTTATCGAAAATAACCAACGGTGTATGTAACGATTTATGCTACCTCTCACAGATACTGTTGAATATGAAGTCTCCAAAATCCAATCTCCAATCCCCCACGATTAATGTCAAACATACTTTAACTAGATTGACCACACCCAAGATATAGCGGACGAAACTACAAGATTTATAAACGTAAATGCATGCGTAATTGATAGTGATCTatgtgtaattttaataattattttaacgATTAACGTTAATCAGTCGCATGCAATATTGACCTGTCTAATGAgattttcatgtttttcttCATGTGAGCAAAAACTGTGCAACGCTTatttatgaaacaaaaaacaaatatttgtggtTTACATTCTCCGCGGGCggaaattggtttttatgttTGCTCCGTTGTGCTTAAACTTGTGTAAAAAATGCTCAAATAGAATTAACATAATGCAGACACTATTTACATGTTCCTTTCGTCAAAGCTTGCATTTGGTCACTATTAAATTTGCGTTGTTAAAGGGTTCAATTTCTAAGACATTAAGCGAAAAATGGTTCCAAATCATACGAATAACGATTTTAACGTAGATCAAAGTCAGACCTATTACCCAAAAGCAAGTACTTCGATACATGAATACGCCACGTGTTGTGTAAATTAACAAGGAATTTACCGAGCAAATTAACCATTTAATAGTTACGTTCTGtacattaataaattaaatacaaattaatttctactatatgtgtatgtaaataaaagtcctttttcaaaaaaagctaaactaatgaaattccaaaaaaaaagaaatcaaacgaaattatatattatacaaaattatatgtatgtacggatatacttattaaaaaataaaatcatgaGGCATTGACATGACATTCAATTACAAAGCATTCCGTTTAATTAACTTCCTAAGGACTCAATGCCCGGGATAAGCATTCTTAgtactattttatttgaagGACAAAGTGAAGGTAGATAGAACAAAGGTTTTTGAACTCACCTTTAATCAATACTTACGGCAATTGTGTTTACATCGGGTTTTTTCCTGCAGAAGTCTGCAGCAGGCAAAGTGACGCGTTCCGTTTCCCTTACAGGAAACAGGGTACCAATTGATATATAGGCTGGCTACTTAATTGGCCACATCCTTAAGaccaaagaaaatgtttttttttttttgtatgcctTTATTAAACACTGCGATTTTGCTACTCACATGCTTAAACTCTCTAAGGGTTTGGTGCGCTTTTTTGGAAAGCCCGCCTGGCGGGGATTGACCAAAATGGATAACAGCTAATCATTGTGCTGGTTGTTCCCGAGTGCAAACAATTCGCCCTGCCTCACCCGAGGGCTTAATTAATAACGTTGTATTTGCGCCGGATTACACGAAACTTTAACGTCCACCCAACGAAAAAAGATAATTATCACAGGGCCATTAGGGGCCCCACTCACGTACAGCCGTTGACATGATGGCAAACAATGGCAATCGGTATTTGAAGGGGGGTTTGAGGTTGAGGTTGAGGTTGAGGTTGAGGCTGAGGTTCACTTGATGTCACAGAGCAGGGCCACGCCGCGCAGGGTCCAGTGCTTGGGATTGAATTCGGTCTCGAAATCAATCGAACCCACGTACTTTAAGTCAGTGCGCTGGGGCTTGCGATAGATGGGGCACTCGTACAGCTTGGGATCCTTGCCGGCCGTTGTGTTTATCGCGTATATATAGATGACGGGCATCTGCTCGTAGAGCACCTTCATCTTGGACTCAATCAGCTTGCCGCTGCGGCGATCCAGCGAAGCGCCTGCAGAACAGCACGTTGGAGTGGAGTCCcaaacatatgtatgtatacgtTACACTTACCCTCCAGGAACAATCCGTGGACATAGACCCCCTCAGTGGGATACTCGGTGATGTCCTCCCTGTTGTAGCGCGTTATTTGATTCTGCAGCACCACCGAGTCCAGGGCCCAGCCTTTGTGGGCTCGCGTCACCTCCTGACATCGATTGGGTTTGGGATTTTCAAGTGTTGCCGCCGGATATGCAAAGAAAAAGGAGACACCGTGTGGATAACCTTTAAGCTGGCGTATCAGATGTGTCAATCGGCACAATCAGCAAGGAAGTACGTTTTAATGGCAATCGGCTGGGCATAAAGGAAATGTGCATGACAAAGGACCCATTTCGATTACTTATTCTTTCGCATTCATATCCCGTTCGCTTATTAAGCAACTATgccataataaattaattctgCGCACTCAGCCCCCCATTAATACTCACCTGTCGCATGGCTGTTAGAAAGCCTTGGGGATTAAAGAAGCCGGTCATCCAGAAAACCTAGTTTTGGgggggagaaaaaaaaaaggagagaTGGGTTGGCATTGGGATAGTGGTGCATTGTCCAGCTGTCCAACTCACCTTGGGCCGATCCGTTGATATCCAGGTTCGGAATTGCCCGTTGCGTTCCAGCAGCTCGGTGTACCAAAAGCCCAGAGTAGTGGACTCCCAGGAAATCTGTAAGTGACGTGGACATGAAATTATCGCTTTTTCGAGATTCAAACGCCAGCAAAAAGAGTATGAAAGATTTTATTTGCAATCAAACAGGGTATATTAAACTCGGCCAGTCTCTGCAACGACTCATTTGTCCAGTTTGATGTTCATGTTGCGGCAAAACAGCTCCATTTCCTCAAATGAAGCAACCGGCGTGCCATCCTTGGGAATAATGGGCAGCTGCAGGCCAGAGTTGACGGGACAAAAGCAGTCGCTTAGCTTGGTGCCCCGAGCTATGGTGTATTCGGCCTCATCGAACCGCTTGCGTTTCAGCTCAAAGGCCGTCTTTCCCATGCGCTCTGGTTGCTCATCCGTCGAATCTGGGCCAGATGCATCCTCCACTTCGGAGTCCACTTGATAATCAATGTGCTTGTGGATGGTGTGCAACCTTTCCTCCAGGGTGCTAGCCACTATGGGATCTTGCGACCTGGGGATTGGAGTGTCCGTCCGGGTCGCCTTCAAGAAGCCATAGGTGCGAGTCGTGAGGTCTTCACGCGAGTCGTCGTCAATATTGAAATTGGCATCTTTCTTATACCACCTCTTGTTTCCTGACATCTTATTTGCTTGGActctttatttgtttactaTGTATATTTCTGTCACAAGTGTTTTGTAGTATTGAAGGTTATCTCTGGGATAACTCAAACACACAAGTATGAAAAATACGTTAGTTAGTTTTTAGTTGGTTTCCATTCAAAAAGGAAACATAGACCTTGGTTTTTATCTGCTATACCCTTTGTACCTTTTCGcaaataatattcaatttattttccattattttctaCAGGTATTGAATATTATTTGCAGGCATTGAGGCGTCAAACGTTTCCACGCATAATTTACGAGTACCCAAACATGAAAGGCCagcaacaaaatttattttcacaaaaaaaaagcgacaTTGTGTGTTTGACACAAACTTCAGTGCTTAAAGAGGGTGTTAAAGTGAATGCCGGCACGTCTTTAACTAAACTAACCACCACTTTACTTTTCAGTAAACACTTACAGATATAGCTACGgccaaaataatagtagtgggACCATGTAAAGTGCTTAAAACACACCTTAAaggtttcatttttttaaatttattatgaggttaaaaaaagttttgatattgttattgcttttcaaggcaaatgaaaactttttatagCTCCCTAAAATTCACTTCTCAATATACTGCAGTAATtggtttaataatattttaggaAAATAGGCCTAAATCCTATTTCATCtgcatttaatattgaaacttttttttatatttgatcaatttttaaaattcaaaatttaagaaaacaattatattaatcttaaatttaaaaagttgcTCCCcaatgaaaaaaattgaaaagttgaTACTATTTTGAACGTAACTGTGAGCTTATTCAGGGAACATACCTTCATCCAGGTCTCGGGAATGCGGGCATCGTACATGGCATCGAGTGACTCCTTTAGCGCCGGACTCATCACAATGGTGCCATCAATCGCCAGCTTGAGGTCGCAGAGGCAGGTGTGTACGCGCTTAATGACCCGTTGCATGCGATCGATTTCCTGCCTGCAATTGAACACCAACACCCCTGATTATGGGGAATTGGCCATCGAGAGGGGCTACGGCTACTCGCCTGAGGAATATGTTCATGGGCAGGAGGATCCCCATCCGGTTGAGGTTCTCCCGCACCTCGTAGGCGTTGTACTGGGCGGGCAGCTTGCGCAGCATGTCATCCGCCAGTTGGTAGACGATGCTCTCCCGGGTCTCACCGCCCCCTCCGCCGCCCTCCTTGGGCTGCACACTCAGGATGGTGTCGAGGATGCCTGAATCAGAGGTAAACAATCAAGGATTTGGGGCCATCGAATATGCTAATGTGCTAATGCGCGAATGCCCGAGTGGGTTGCCAACCGGCTGAACGGGGAGCTCCACCTAAATGGAGCACAAATATTCGGTTAACTGATTTCACACATTCGGGTCGGCATGCCCGAATTGATTATGCAACAGGgctttacatttaattaaacgCATTGATAATTTATGAACTGaccatcaacatcaacatcagcaTCAACAGCCACCGcatgaaactaaaaataagCGATTCTGGTGGGAAGGTCGTTTGCTTTTACTATTCGGTGGTCGAATTAAATTCGCATCGGAAATCACGGACAACGACAGCACTCACCTTTGGCCGAATTTATTTGGTACGTGATGTCGGCATTCGAATGCAGGCCAAATACCTCGGGGGTGTCGTAGGCCGGCAAACTGTTGATATAATCGATGAAACCTTGCAGGCTCTTCGTGCCCGGCACCTTGTAGCCCTTGTAGAACTCGAAGGAGCTGGAGAGCAGCGGCTCGCAGAACCACACAGCGGTGAAGGTGGTGAGCAGCCGCTTGTCGAAGTCGTCGGTCACCCGACCGCCGTACTGCACCTCGCCAATCATGTAGACCAGCGTCTGCCAGGAGACGCCCTTCTTGGGGTCCATCTCGTCTAGGTGGTTCTGGATGAACTGCACGCTGGCGGCGAAATCGGCCTGGTTGAACTCGTAGGGTATGTTCCAGCCCAGCGGGCCGAACTTGCGCCGCTCCTGGACGATGGTGTGCAGAAAGGCCACCGTGTAGAGGAGCGGGGGCCACTGCGAGGCCGATGTGTAGTCGAGGAAGTCCTGGGTGAACGACTGGCGGCCGGAAAAagattgaaaattaaatattaagcagGCCACGGACTGAATGGCCTTCCCACCTGGTAGCTGCGCTTCAGACTGGCACGTATTCCCTGCGGAGGTTCATTAGTGAACTTGAGGGCCATCTGCAGCAGTCCGATGGGGAACTCGTTGTGCGGCTCCGTCGTCACCCACATACGGAAGGAGTCGTCTATGTGCTCGCTCTCCACCAGCATGTCGATGATCTCGCTGCAGAAGGGCAGCGACAGGTGCACGTTCTGGAGCAGCACCCATCCCCCGATGGCCATCGACTCGATTATCATCTTCCGCGCATGGTACTCCTGCCCCTGGCCCATCGACACACATTTCAAAACTGTTCGTGGATGGGAgggtggtcattgatttactCAGTGGATATGCTGCTTCACAGCACTTACCAATGCTCTTCTGCTTGGCCAGAGCGCCGATCTGGGTGGTTGGATCCGATCCTATGGACAGCAGGCACACAAATGGAGTGCGCGGTTCCGACTCGAGCCTACAAAGAAAATTCACGGGATTAGGGTCTGTTTTATTGACCTTATTTTGCAGTCGATTTACAAGCTGGGGTCTTTTGAAGCAgtaattaatgaattaataaacaactGCTCTTCTATAGTAAAATAAGAAATGTACTTTTGTTTATATACAGGCTGTAATGTACTATTCAATATCTAATggatcaatttaaaatatggcAGAGGTACCCTCTCTATTAAATTTTCCCTAATTGAaccaaaattgtttgtttgccagTTTTAACTCATTTTTTAAGGGGTCAAATCGTaatcatattttttcaaaaatataacattttttaggcTTGAATGCCaattaattgtgtttaaatATCGATTTCAACAAGGTAGGCCCATTGTTTACATTTCTATGGCCAAAGTACTACTTCCCTTAGCCGAAAATGAGGacattttaattcaaagtgcGTAAGTACTGGGATTCTTGCCAAAAACACGAATTTCAGTAAGTTTTTTCCgttttaacgtttttttttaaaggggtCTCACAGCTAAGCTGTGCTGCTAAAAGGGAAtctaaataatacattttaaataattatttttaaaatcttaccACATCTCCTCCAGATCAAGAATTTGCATTTCGCTATACTCGCTTCCAAGAGATtctggaaaaataaaattataataaataaaattaaattaaaattcataaagatCTAACCTTCTATGTATTTCTTCGCCTGAGAAATGGTGCGATCGGGGCACCACGAGCGGATGAGCAGCAGTTTCCGGAAACCATCCAGGAGGGCATTGTAGCCGCAGGGGATCTCCTCGTTCTCCGGCTTCTCGCACTCGTACCAGCAGCGCCAGTCGCGTTCGTTCAGCTCGATCACCTGGAGGACCGTGGAAAAGGTTTCCAGCTTGCTGATCTCAACCAGATTGAGCCAGGTGATGTCCAGGATCCAGCGGAAGGGTTTCGGGGTCACGGCATTTAAGTCTAGCGAGGCGCCGCCCTTGATGAAGGTGAGGAACTCCTCGTGGCTGATGTTTCCATTGTGGTAGTCGATCTTGATGGCCAGCATCAAGGTGAACAACTGCTTGTGCCGCTCGTAGAGAC
This genomic window from Drosophila gunungcola strain Sukarami chromosome 3R, Dgunungcola_SK_2, whole genome shotgun sequence contains:
- the LOC128264793 gene encoding dentin sialophosphoprotein, with translation MKVLTLFLLAALVAVAVGRPNGGWLGNFNANWMRKFGWGSEDSQNVQEQKWNNQNQWNGQNQWNGQNQWNGNGHGQGQGQNQGQWNGNHGQDGHGYGNHHGHGNGHGHGGHRPSPLPPTTDLPEVSTEDDIASTTDVTSPVEESTLAPEVPEDSTTQEPEGNTTDSENGSGSTKDTTLAPEDPEDSTTQEPEDNTTDSENGSGSTEDTTLAPEEPEDSTTQEPEDNTTDSENGSGSTEDTTLAPKEPEDSTTQEPEDNTTDSENGSGSTEDTTLAPENPEDSTTQVPEDNTTDSENGSGSTEDTTLAPKEPEDSTTQEPEDNTTDSENGSGSTEDTTLAPENPEDSTTQVPEDNTTDSENGSGSTEDTTLAPKEPEDSTTQEPEDNTTDSENGSGSTEDTTLAPEEPEDSTTQEPEDNTTDSENGSGSTEDTTLAPKEPEDSTTQEPEDNTTDSENGSGSTEDTTLAPENPEDSTTQVPEDNTTDSENGSGSTEDTTLAPEDPEDSTTQEPEDNTTDSENGSGSTEDTTVATEVPEDSTTQEPEKETTDSEDGSGSSTLEPEDSTTEAPEEPEISTTQAPEDPTTQA
- the LOC128264801 gene encoding uncharacterized protein LOC128264801; the protein is MMKATAWFGPVLLTLLCATRLVCTAQRGGAGGGSGGGAEVGGSGRTNGYPLDYPDARNSQDDFLLAKRNKPSLSIVNPLDVLRQRLLLEIARRQMKENSRQVELNRAILKNVGKRYLLRGAEAGAGAGAPQVSWRYRQQWPVERELQLQLERERERETERERDEEPEEQLGRQQLLPWKHFPSQLWSYGWSQSQSPSSQFSDSLQSTSTRPQSQALPGQKLLSYAKNSLDVAGMGLARHRVNGNEANETNHEHENGNGNENENENDDGSKNPARYVDDDDENDNDVGPEGVGVGVGVGLGLGLGLGQGLGLGLGLERFDVFEDKPNWANEEPNEVVRGAANANDRLPWPFPYRFHKSQHNVN